In Streptomyces canus, one DNA window encodes the following:
- a CDS encoding DUF4236 domain-containing protein, giving the protein MGLTFRKSFRILPGVRLNINRHSWSITTGGGKHGPRHTHSSTGRRTTSMDLPGPFGWRRTRTAKRH; this is encoded by the coding sequence ATGGGCCTCACGTTCCGCAAGAGTTTCCGGATCCTGCCCGGCGTGCGGCTGAACATCAACCGGCACTCCTGGTCCATCACCACCGGCGGCGGCAAGCACGGCCCGCGACACACCCACAGCAGCACGGGACGTCGTACGACATCGATGGATCTGCCCGGGCCTTTCGGGTGGCGTCGCACCCGTACCGCCAAGCGCCACTGA
- the acnA gene encoding aconitate hydratase AcnA — protein MSANSFDARATLSVGDESYEIFRLDKVEGSARLPYSLKVLLENLLRTEDGANITADHIRALGGWDSQAQPSQEIQFTPARVIMQDFTGVPCVVDLATMREAVKELGGDPAKVNPLSPAELVIDHSVIADKFGTNEAFAQNVELEYGRNRERYQFLRWGQTAFDDFKVVPPGTGIVHQVNIEHLARTVMVRNGQAYPDTLVGTDSHTTMVNGLGVLGWGVGGIEAEAAMLGQPVSMLIPRVVGFKLTGELKPGTTATDLVLTITEMLRKHGVVGKFVEFYGEGVAATSLANRATIGNMSPEFGSTAAIFPIDDETIKYLKLTGRSEQQLALVEAYAKEQGLWLDPKAEPDFSEKLELDLSTVVPSIAGPKRPQDRIVLANAAEQFKVDVRNYVDSVDEAGQESFPASDAPAVAPNGAPSNPVTVTAPDGSTYEVDHGAVTVAAITSCTNTSNPYVMVAAALVAKKAVEKGLTRKPWVKTTLAPGSKVVTDYFDKAGLTPYLDKVGFNLVGYGCTTCIGNSGPLPEEVSKAVNDHDLAVTSVLSGNRNFEGRINPDVKMNYLASPPLVVAYALAGSMKVDITKDALGIDQDGNPVYLKDIWPSEAEVNDVVANAIGEDMFNKSYADVFAGDAQWQALPIPTGNTFEWDAESTYVRKPPYFEGMTMETTPVSDITGARVLAKLGDSVTTDHISPAGAIKADTPAGKYLTEHGVERRDFNSYGSRRGNHEVMIRGTFANIRLRNQIAPGTEGGYTRDFTQDGGPVSFIYDASRNYIEQGTPLAILAGKEYGSGSSRDWAAKGTALLGVKAVIAESYERIHRSNLIGMGVLPLQFPEGASAESLGLTGEETFSFTGVEELNNGTTPRTVKVTTDTGVEFDAVVRIDTPGEADYYRNGGIMQYVLRSLIRK, from the coding sequence GTGTCGGCGAACAGCTTCGACGCCCGCGCCACGCTGAGCGTGGGCGACGAGTCGTACGAGATCTTCCGGCTGGACAAGGTGGAGGGCTCGGCCCGCCTTCCGTACAGCCTCAAGGTTCTCCTGGAGAACCTGCTCCGTACCGAGGACGGCGCGAACATCACCGCCGACCACATCCGCGCCCTCGGCGGCTGGGACTCCCAGGCCCAGCCGTCGCAGGAGATCCAGTTCACGCCGGCCCGCGTGATCATGCAGGACTTCACCGGCGTGCCCTGTGTCGTCGACCTCGCCACCATGCGTGAGGCCGTGAAGGAGCTCGGCGGCGACCCGGCGAAGGTCAACCCGCTCTCCCCGGCCGAGCTGGTCATCGACCACTCCGTCATCGCCGACAAGTTCGGCACCAACGAGGCCTTCGCGCAGAACGTCGAGCTGGAGTACGGCCGCAACCGCGAGCGCTACCAGTTCCTGCGCTGGGGCCAGACGGCCTTCGACGACTTCAAGGTCGTCCCGCCCGGCACCGGCATCGTCCACCAGGTGAACATCGAGCACCTGGCGCGCACGGTCATGGTCCGTAACGGCCAGGCCTACCCCGACACCCTCGTCGGCACCGACTCCCACACCACCATGGTCAACGGCCTGGGTGTGCTGGGCTGGGGCGTCGGCGGCATCGAGGCCGAGGCCGCGATGCTCGGCCAGCCGGTCTCCATGCTCATCCCGCGCGTCGTCGGCTTCAAGCTGACCGGTGAGCTCAAGCCCGGCACCACCGCCACCGACCTCGTGCTGACCATCACCGAGATGCTCCGCAAGCACGGCGTGGTCGGCAAGTTCGTCGAGTTCTACGGCGAGGGTGTGGCCGCCACCTCCCTCGCGAACCGCGCCACCATCGGCAACATGTCGCCGGAGTTCGGCTCGACCGCCGCGATCTTCCCGATCGACGACGAGACCATCAAGTACCTCAAGCTCACGGGCCGCTCCGAGCAGCAGCTCGCGCTCGTCGAGGCGTACGCCAAGGAGCAGGGTCTCTGGCTGGACCCGAAGGCCGAGCCGGACTTCTCCGAGAAGCTGGAGCTCGACCTCTCCACGGTCGTCCCCTCCATCGCCGGCCCGAAGCGCCCGCAGGACCGCATCGTCCTCGCCAACGCCGCCGAGCAGTTCAAGGTCGACGTCCGCAACTACGTCGACAGCGTGGACGAGGCCGGCCAGGAGTCCTTCCCGGCCTCCGACGCCCCGGCCGTCGCCCCGAACGGCGCCCCGTCCAACCCGGTCACCGTGACCGCTCCCGACGGCTCGACGTACGAGGTCGACCACGGTGCGGTGACGGTCGCGGCCATCACCTCCTGCACCAACACCTCCAACCCGTACGTCATGGTCGCCGCCGCGCTCGTCGCGAAGAAGGCCGTGGAGAAGGGCCTGACCCGCAAGCCGTGGGTCAAGACCACCCTCGCCCCGGGCTCCAAGGTCGTCACCGACTACTTCGACAAGGCGGGGCTCACCCCCTACCTCGACAAGGTCGGCTTCAACCTCGTCGGCTACGGCTGCACCACCTGCATCGGCAACTCCGGCCCGCTGCCGGAGGAGGTCTCCAAGGCCGTCAACGACCACGACCTCGCGGTCACGTCGGTCCTCTCCGGCAACCGGAACTTCGAGGGCCGGATCAACCCCGACGTCAAGATGAACTACCTGGCGTCCCCGCCGCTGGTCGTCGCGTACGCCCTCGCCGGCTCCATGAAGGTGGACATCACCAAGGACGCCCTGGGCATCGACCAGGACGGCAACCCGGTCTACCTCAAGGACATCTGGCCCTCCGAGGCCGAGGTCAACGACGTCGTGGCGAACGCCATCGGCGAGGACATGTTCAACAAGTCCTACGCCGACGTCTTCGCGGGCGACGCCCAGTGGCAGGCGCTGCCGATCCCGACCGGCAACACCTTCGAGTGGGACGCGGAGTCGACGTACGTCCGCAAGCCCCCGTACTTCGAGGGCATGACGATGGAGACCACCCCGGTCTCCGACATCACCGGCGCCCGCGTGCTCGCCAAGCTGGGCGACTCGGTGACGACGGACCACATCTCGCCCGCCGGTGCCATCAAGGCCGACACCCCGGCCGGCAAGTACCTCACCGAGCACGGTGTGGAGCGTCGTGACTTCAACTCCTACGGCTCCCGCCGAGGCAACCACGAGGTCATGATCCGCGGCACGTTCGCCAACATCCGCCTGCGCAACCAGATCGCGCCGGGGACGGAAGGCGGCTACACCCGCGACTTCACCCAGGACGGCGGTCCGGTGTCGTTCATCTACGACGCCTCCCGCAACTACATCGAGCAGGGCACCCCGCTGGCCATCCTGGCCGGCAAGGAGTACGGCTCCGGCTCGTCCCGCGACTGGGCCGCCAAGGGCACCGCGCTCCTCGGCGTCAAGGCCGTCATCGCCGAGTCGTACGAGCGCATCCACCGCTCGAACCTCATCGGCATGGGCGTCCTGCCGCTGCAGTTCCCGGAGGGCGCGAGCGCCGAGTCCCTCGGCCTGACCGGCGAGGAGACCTTCTCCTTCACCGGTGTCGAGGAGCTCAACAACGGCACCACGCCGCGCACGGTCAAGGTCACCACCGACACGGGCGTGGAGTTCGACGCGGTCGTCCGCATCGACACCCCCGGTGAGGCCGACTACTACCGCAACGGCGGCATCATGCAGTACGTGCTGCGCAGCCTGATCCGCAAGTAA
- a CDS encoding lytic polysaccharide monooxygenase auxiliary activity family 9 protein, translating into MILTKLSRVTRPRALFLVLVSLLATIPALSLVLTAGGKAEAHGTPMKPASRTFLCWQDALTDTGEIKPVNPACKNAQAVSGTTPFYNWFSVLRSDGAGRTRGFVPDGELCSGGNTNFTGFNAARDDWPLTHLTSGKTVDFSYNAWAAHPGWFYVYVTKDGFDPKKTLTWDDMEAQPFLSVDHPPLNGSPGTVEANYSWTGQLPANKSGRHIIYMVWQRSDSAETFYSCSDVVFDGGNGEVTGIHEPGNPTEPVPGTCMATRKTTGSWSGGYQSEVTVTNSGDVPMLGWMVDWALPTGQKVDSLWNGNATYTGQDVMVHNANWNGSLSPGQSTTFGYVVTGAGGDTATTLPCQVG; encoded by the coding sequence ATGATCCTGACAAAGTTATCGAGGGTGACCCGCCCCAGAGCCCTCTTCCTGGTCCTCGTCTCCCTGCTCGCCACCATCCCCGCCCTCAGCCTCGTCCTCACGGCCGGCGGCAAGGCCGAGGCCCACGGCACCCCGATGAAGCCCGCCAGCCGCACCTTCCTGTGCTGGCAGGACGCGCTGACCGACACCGGCGAGATCAAGCCGGTCAACCCGGCCTGCAAGAACGCGCAGGCGGTCAGCGGCACCACGCCGTTCTACAACTGGTTCTCCGTGCTCCGCTCGGACGGCGCCGGCCGCACCCGCGGCTTCGTGCCGGACGGCGAGCTGTGCAGCGGCGGCAACACCAACTTCACCGGCTTCAACGCCGCCCGCGACGACTGGCCGCTCACCCACCTCACCTCGGGCAAGACGGTCGACTTCTCCTACAACGCCTGGGCCGCGCACCCGGGTTGGTTCTACGTCTACGTCACCAAGGACGGCTTCGACCCGAAGAAGACCCTCACCTGGGACGACATGGAGGCCCAGCCGTTCCTCAGCGTCGACCACCCGCCGCTCAACGGCAGTCCGGGCACGGTCGAGGCCAACTACTCCTGGACCGGGCAGCTTCCGGCGAACAAGTCCGGTCGCCACATCATCTACATGGTCTGGCAGCGTTCGGACAGCGCGGAGACCTTCTACTCCTGCTCCGACGTCGTCTTCGACGGCGGCAACGGCGAGGTCACCGGCATCCACGAGCCGGGCAACCCGACCGAACCGGTGCCCGGCACCTGCATGGCCACCCGCAAGACCACGGGCAGTTGGAGCGGCGGCTACCAGTCCGAGGTGACCGTCACCAACTCCGGCGACGTCCCGATGCTGGGCTGGATGGTCGACTGGGCCCTGCCGACCGGCCAGAAGGTCGACAGTCTCTGGAACGGCAACGCCACCTACACCGGCCAGGACGTGATGGTCCACAACGCCAACTGGAACGGCTCGCTGAGTCCGGGGCAGAGTACGACGTTCGGTTACGTCGTCACCGGCGCCGGAGGCGACACGGCCACGACCCTTCCCTGTCAGGTCGGCTGA
- a CDS encoding sensor histidine kinase, whose product MSRRSNARMPTRSIRTRLLVFVTATLVVVCVAMGLITTLFQHAYLMGNLDDRVLDTAERALGGASLHQDLQDDLTFLRESGQPAGMLAARLDADGTIVSAAVVVQDAPIQNLGTDQRAALAGTRADGAMHTRTVPGLGTYRVTVLVDGGVRVLAGLPMDDVQDMISGLVMIETGVAVAGLAAAGCVCTVVIRRQLRPLGRVAATASEVSRAPLGHGQVTGLTRVPERDTDPGSEAGQVGAALNHLLDHVESSLAERQRSEERMRRFLADASHELRTPLASIAGYAELMNRGTDRIEPVLAWRRVSAESARMTGLVEDLLLLARLDEGRPLQSREVDLAALVAEAVWDARAAAGGHDWQLELSLDAPALVTGDEARLHQVVANLLSNARMHTPAGTRVVASVESTDERRVIRVRDNGPGIPPALLPIVFERFTRADTSRSRADAKSGGSGLGLAIAAAITGAHGGHIQVNSTPGRTEFTIELPRATEAGLEERAVTGSPASV is encoded by the coding sequence ATGAGCCGGCGATCGAACGCGAGGATGCCCACCCGGTCCATCCGTACCCGCCTGCTCGTCTTCGTCACTGCCACGCTGGTCGTCGTCTGTGTCGCGATGGGCCTGATCACCACGCTCTTCCAGCACGCCTATCTGATGGGCAACCTGGACGACCGCGTCCTCGACACCGCCGAACGGGCCCTGGGCGGGGCCTCGTTGCACCAGGACCTCCAGGACGATCTGACGTTCCTGAGGGAGAGCGGGCAGCCCGCCGGAATGCTCGCCGCCCGGCTCGACGCGGACGGCACCATCGTCTCCGCGGCCGTCGTCGTCCAGGACGCCCCCATCCAGAACCTCGGCACCGACCAGCGCGCCGCTCTGGCCGGGACGCGGGCCGACGGCGCGATGCACACCAGGACCGTGCCCGGCCTCGGCACCTATCGGGTCACCGTCCTCGTGGACGGAGGCGTCCGGGTCCTCGCCGGCTTGCCCATGGACGACGTCCAGGACATGATCAGCGGACTCGTGATGATCGAGACAGGCGTCGCCGTGGCCGGGCTCGCCGCCGCCGGCTGCGTCTGCACGGTGGTCATACGACGGCAACTGCGCCCCCTCGGCCGCGTCGCCGCCACCGCTTCCGAGGTCTCCCGCGCCCCGCTCGGACACGGCCAGGTCACCGGCCTGACCCGGGTGCCGGAACGGGACACCGACCCCGGCAGCGAGGCCGGCCAGGTCGGCGCCGCGCTCAACCATCTGCTCGACCACGTGGAGTCCTCCCTCGCCGAACGGCAGCGCAGCGAGGAGCGCATGCGGCGGTTCCTGGCCGACGCCAGCCACGAACTCCGTACGCCCCTCGCCTCGATCGCCGGCTACGCCGAGCTGATGAACCGCGGCACCGATCGGATCGAACCGGTGCTGGCCTGGCGCCGGGTCTCGGCGGAGTCGGCGCGGATGACGGGTCTGGTGGAGGACCTGCTCCTGCTCGCCCGCCTCGACGAGGGCCGCCCTCTTCAGTCCCGCGAGGTCGACCTGGCGGCGCTGGTCGCGGAGGCGGTGTGGGACGCGCGGGCGGCAGCCGGCGGCCATGACTGGCAGCTCGAACTGAGCCTGGACGCACCGGCGTTGGTCACCGGCGACGAGGCCCGCCTGCACCAGGTGGTGGCCAACCTGCTGTCCAACGCGAGGATGCACACGCCGGCGGGCACGAGGGTGGTGGCGTCGGTGGAGTCGACGGACGAGCGCCGCGTGATCCGAGTCCGCGACAACGGCCCGGGCATCCCGCCCGCCCTCCTCCCCATCGTCTTCGAACGCTTCACCCGAGCGGACACGTCCCGCTCCCGCGCCGACGCCAAGTCCGGCGGATCCGGGCTCGGGTTGGCCATCGCGGCGGCCATCACGGGCGCCCACGGCGGCCACATCCAGGTGAACAGCACCCCGGGCCGCACGGAGTTCACGATCGAACTCCCGAGGGCCACGGAGGCCGGCTTGGAGGAGCGAGCGGTCACAGGAAGTCCGGCCTCGGTGTAG
- a CDS encoding response regulator transcription factor: MTGTSGSRTGRARVLIVDDEPALNEVLSVAVTEAGWRPYPALDGRSALSTARGCAPHAVVLDGMLPDLDGLQVLRRLRQENPKLPVLMLTARDALEHRLDCLEAGADDYVTKPFSLEEVVLRLRGLLRRAASRDGRSDDSVHVLGDLVMTGDTREVRRAGVPVQLTAKEFDLLGLLLGHPRQVLSKAQILDHVWSSSFDGGGNLVEVYISSLRRKIDKGRAPMIRTVRGLGYAIRAAEDGR; the protein is encoded by the coding sequence ATGACTGGCACCTCCGGGTCCCGAACCGGCCGCGCAAGAGTCCTCATCGTCGACGACGAGCCCGCACTCAACGAAGTGCTGTCCGTCGCCGTCACCGAGGCGGGCTGGCGTCCCTATCCGGCGCTCGACGGGCGCAGCGCACTGAGCACGGCGCGCGGCTGCGCACCGCACGCCGTCGTGCTCGACGGGATGCTGCCCGACTTGGACGGCCTCCAGGTGCTGCGCCGGCTGCGCCAGGAGAACCCGAAGCTGCCCGTCCTCATGCTCACCGCCCGCGACGCCCTCGAACACCGCCTGGACTGCCTGGAGGCGGGCGCCGACGACTACGTCACCAAGCCCTTCTCCCTGGAGGAGGTCGTGCTGCGGCTGCGCGGACTACTGCGCCGGGCGGCGTCGCGAGACGGCCGCAGCGACGACTCCGTCCACGTGCTCGGCGACCTCGTGATGACCGGGGACACCCGCGAAGTGCGCCGGGCGGGTGTGCCCGTCCAGCTCACCGCGAAGGAGTTCGACCTGCTCGGTCTGCTGCTCGGCCATCCACGCCAGGTGCTCAGCAAGGCGCAGATCCTCGACCACGTCTGGAGCAGCTCCTTCGACGGCGGCGGCAATCTCGTCGAGGTCTACATCTCCAGTCTGCGCAGGAAGATCGACAAGGGACGGGCACCGATGATCCGCACCGTGCGCGGCCTCGGGTACGCCATCAGGGCCGCGGAGGACGGGAGATGA
- a CDS encoding outer membrane protein assembly factor BamB family protein, with translation MRNGIVYTYEQPDEVYADQRVTALDAATGQRIWARDVDASHPVTLFDGGVLTAPDTAKSFIALDLATGKERWRTPAKSSAGTLCGPLERGLRAAVDPKAVWGVLSAP, from the coding sequence GTGCGGAACGGCATCGTCTACACCTACGAGCAGCCCGACGAGGTCTACGCCGACCAGCGGGTGACAGCGCTGGACGCGGCCACCGGACAGCGGATCTGGGCCCGTGACGTCGACGCGAGTCACCCCGTGACCCTGTTCGACGGCGGTGTCCTGACGGCGCCGGACACCGCGAAGTCGTTCATCGCCCTCGACCTCGCCACCGGCAAGGAACGGTGGCGAACCCCGGCCAAGTCGTCGGCCGGCACCCTGTGCGGCCCGCTTGAGCGAGGACTCCGGGCAGCTGTTGACCCGAAAGCTGTTTGGGGTGTCTTGTCGGCCCCGTAG
- a CDS encoding HD domain-containing protein, which yields MTTPELLHRALHDPGPRPLPDEAAHLLRTLSAPPRLAAHLRLVHDVAYELVEWLAQRYPALALDREAVLFGAATHDVGKAVHVRELSGPGSVHEEAGRELLLAHGTAPELARFAATHASWTLPDIGLEDLIVSVADKIWKNKRVPELEDLVVRRLAEVGGRPVWEEFLDLDDALTAVGEGAQERLAFQAAHPV from the coding sequence GTGACCACCCCCGAACTCCTCCACCGCGCCCTCCACGACCCCGGCCCCCGCCCCCTCCCCGACGAGGCGGCTCACCTCCTCCGGACCCTCTCCGCCCCGCCCCGGCTGGCGGCCCACCTGAGACTCGTGCACGACGTGGCGTACGAGCTCGTCGAGTGGCTGGCCCAGCGGTACCCGGCGCTCGCACTCGACCGTGAGGCGGTGCTGTTCGGGGCCGCGACGCACGACGTGGGCAAGGCCGTGCACGTCCGCGAGCTCTCCGGCCCCGGCTCCGTACACGAGGAGGCCGGCCGCGAGCTCCTCCTCGCCCACGGCACAGCCCCCGAACTCGCCCGCTTCGCCGCCACCCACGCGAGCTGGACCCTTCCGGACATCGGTCTCGAGGACCTGATCGTCAGCGTCGCCGACAAGATCTGGAAGAACAAGCGGGTGCCGGAGCTGGAGGACCTCGTGGTCAGGCGGCTGGCCGAGGTGGGCGGGCGGCCCGTCTGGGAGGAGTTCCTGGACCTCGACGACGCGCTGACGGCCGTAGGAGAAGGCGCGCAGGAGCGGCTGGCCTTCCAGGCGGCCCACCCGGTGTGA
- a CDS encoding helix-turn-helix domain-containing protein produces the protein MADDYLVRIGKLIRDARQHRGWTQSQLAEALGTSQSAVNRIERGNQNISLEMIARIGEALDSEIVSLGYAGPMHLRVVGGRRLSGAIDVKTSKNACVALLCASLLNKGRTVLRRVARIEEVYRLLEVLSSIGVRTRWINDGVDLELVPPAELDMDAIDAEAAVRTRSIIMFLGPLLHRMDGFKLPYAGGCDLGTRTIEPHMIALRRFGLDVAATEGQYHARVDRSVRPGRPIVLTERGDTVTENALLAAARHDGVTVIRNASSNYMVQDLCFFLEALGVKVEGIGTTTLTVHGVPHIDVDVDYSPSEDPVEAMSLLAAAVVTESELTVRRVPIEFLEIELAVLEEMGLDHDRTPEYFADNGRTRLVDLTVRPSKLEAPIDKIHPMPFPGLNIDNVPFFAAIAAVAQGQTLIHDWVYDNRAIYLTDLNRLGGRLQLLDPHRVLVEGPTRWRAAEMMCPPALRPAVVVLLAMMAADGTSVLRNVYVINRGYEDLAERLNSVGAQIEIFRDI, from the coding sequence ATGGCAGACGACTACCTCGTACGCATCGGCAAGCTCATCCGTGACGCCCGGCAGCACCGAGGCTGGACACAGTCGCAGCTTGCCGAGGCGCTCGGCACCAGTCAGAGCGCCGTCAATCGCATCGAGCGCGGCAACCAGAACATCAGCCTTGAGATGATCGCCCGTATCGGTGAAGCACTGGACAGCGAAATCGTCTCTCTGGGCTACGCGGGCCCCATGCATCTGCGCGTGGTCGGCGGTCGTCGGCTGTCCGGCGCGATCGACGTCAAGACGAGCAAGAACGCGTGTGTGGCCCTGCTCTGCGCCTCGCTCCTCAACAAGGGGCGCACGGTGCTGCGCAGGGTCGCCCGCATCGAGGAGGTCTACCGCCTCCTGGAGGTGCTCAGCTCCATCGGGGTCCGCACCCGCTGGATCAACGACGGCGTCGACCTCGAACTCGTGCCGCCCGCCGAGCTGGACATGGACGCCATCGACGCCGAGGCCGCCGTCCGCACCCGCTCCATCATCATGTTCCTCGGTCCGCTGCTGCACCGTATGGACGGCTTCAAGCTGCCCTACGCCGGCGGCTGCGACCTCGGCACCCGGACCATCGAGCCGCACATGATCGCGCTGCGCCGGTTCGGTCTGGACGTCGCGGCGACCGAGGGCCAGTACCACGCGCGCGTGGACCGGTCGGTCCGCCCCGGCCGTCCGATCGTGCTGACCGAGCGCGGCGACACCGTGACGGAGAACGCGCTGCTCGCGGCCGCCCGCCACGACGGCGTCACCGTCATCCGCAACGCCTCCTCCAACTACATGGTCCAGGACCTGTGCTTCTTCCTGGAGGCCCTGGGAGTGAAGGTCGAGGGCATCGGCACCACCACCCTCACCGTGCACGGCGTACCGCACATCGACGTGGACGTCGACTACTCCCCCTCCGAGGACCCGGTCGAGGCGATGAGCCTGCTGGCCGCGGCCGTGGTGACGGAGTCGGAGCTGACCGTGCGCCGGGTGCCCATCGAGTTCCTGGAGATCGAGCTCGCGGTCCTGGAGGAGATGGGGCTCGACCACGACCGCACCCCGGAGTACTTCGCGGACAACGGCCGTACCCGACTGGTCGACCTCACGGTCCGGCCCTCCAAGCTGGAGGCGCCGATCGACAAGATCCACCCGATGCCGTTCCCCGGTCTGAACATCGACAACGTGCCGTTCTTCGCGGCCATCGCGGCGGTCGCGCAGGGCCAGACCCTCATCCACGACTGGGTCTACGACAACCGGGCGATCTATCTGACGGATCTGAACCGGCTGGGCGGGCGCCTCCAACTCCTCGACCCGCACCGGGTGCTGGTGGAGGGCCCGACCCGCTGGCGTGCCGCCGAGATGATGTGCCCGCCTGCCCTGCGCCCCGCCGTGGTCGTCCTGCTGGCGATGATGGCGGCCGACGGCACGTCCGTGCTGCGCAACGTCTATGTCATCAACCGCGGCTATGAGGACCTGGCCGAGCGGCTCAACTCGGTGGGGGCGCAGATCGAGATCTTCCGGGACATCTGA